DNA sequence from the Pseudomonadota bacterium genome:
GCCGGACCGCATCTCCTCCTGCGTTAGTCCGTAGTTCAGATAGTGCTCGAGAAGCGTTGCCGCCTGATCGATATCATCGGGGTTGTTGAAGCACGCACTACTGCGGAGGTCCTCAGGGCGTTTCTTGCGATTTCTAGTCACGGTTCGCCCATGTTCTCGTTGAATCTAAAGGCGCCGCTCTCGACGCTCGACCACTCAGATAGTTCGTGCCGACTGGCCACCATCTCGGATGGCCGCTTACAGTGCCAGTTTGTCGCGTCAGGGCAATGAGAAATGGCGGGCCAAGCTTGCGACTGACGGAGATCCGTGCTTTCACCTGTACTAGGTAGTCTGCTTTGTGACGTAAATCCGAAGCTGTCGAAGTACTGTTCTATAACTTGACAACATAGCCGCCGCGCGCCCGACCTGGAGGAAAGTGGCATGGCCGGACGAAGAAAGGTCTTTTCGGGTCAGATAAGTGACGTCGACCTGCGTTTGGTTCGCGTGTTTAAGACCGTGATCGAATGCGGGGGCTTGTCGGCAGCACAGACTGAACTGGGAATTGGCCGCTCCACGCTATCCAAGCACATCACTGATCTGGAAACACGATTTGGCATGCGTCTTTGCCATCGTGATCGAAGCGGTTTCCGCCTAACCCAACAGGGCCGTCAGGCCCTTGTGTACATTGAGCAGTTTGTCGCGGCCGCTAACGACTTCAAGGAGAACATCGCCGGCATAAACGACAAGCTGATGGGCAAGATCGAAATCGGCGTGATTGACTACGCGGTTTCAGATGACAGGAACCCGTTGATCAAAGCGATCATGGAGTTCCGCGAGATCGCACCTGATGTCACGGTGAATCCGACGATTGGCACGCCCAGCGAAGTTGAGCGCGGGGTCATCGACGGACGCTTTCATATCGGGATCGTCCCTGACTATCAACGTTTCTCCGGCCTTCAGTACGCTTATCTTTATGAGGAGATCGCGGGCCTGTTTTGCGGCGGCCAACATCCGGTCGCTCAGGCCATTGATCGTGGCGACGAATTGGACGAACGGGAAATCTACAAGAGTGAACTTGTGCACCGGGGGTTCTTTGAGAGTGATGAATTACGTCGCCTGAAACAGACGTTTCCCGTCGGTAGTATCGTCAATCAGACCGAGGCAATGCTCGCCCTTGTTGAGGGCGGAATGTACTTAGGCTTTCTCCCAGTACATTGTGCGACGTCAGGTCATGGCGACATCCGTGAGATCCTACCGGATGTATTCCGCTACACCATGCCGATTTATGCGGTGTTTCGAAGCAATCGCCATCACTCTGCTATCTTGCAGGAGTTTCTACAGGTCATGCTCAAAGGTCGGTCGGGAAGCTAACCCTTCCTCTGTCACAAACGGCAAGCCCACGACGTGATGATCTGTACTTTCTCCCAAGGCCAATTCTCCGATGACCTTGAGATTGAGCCTATCAAGCTTCTTCGTTTTCTTGACCTTCGTTACATCCGCGCCACCCGAACGTTGATCTGTCAGACCTGGATTGCACACCCGTGTTTGCCGCCCATGTTGGCCTGCTCAGTTGACCCTGCGGCATCGATTTGGCGGTAAGATCACAGTCTCGACCCCAAAGGCATCGACGCCGTTGGTCGTTCACCAGGAGGAGAAGACCTGTCCATGAGTATCCTCATTCGAAATGCATCGGTTCTCACACTCGATCAGGAGGACCGCTTCCTGGAGACCAGCGACATCCTGATTGATGGTGACAGGATTGCCGCCATCGGTGATGACTTGGTCCGAACCGAAGCCGGCGCGACTGAGCGCGTCATCGACGGAACCGGGTTGCTTGCCATGCCCGGCCTGATCAACGGTCACTTTCACTCGGCAAGTGCGTTCATGAAAGGCGCATTCGATGGCTTTCCCCTGGAAGTCTACATGCTGCGCGAGACACCGTCCGACGACTTGGCCAGCGGTCAGCGGGCCGGTTATCTGCGCACCATGTTGTCGGCCCTGGAGCTCATCAAACTAGGTGTCACGAGTGTGCGCGACGACCAGCACTTTTTCCTGCCGGCAGCCGACGATACGATCGATGTCACGCTCCAGGCCTATGCCGACGCCGGGATACGGGCATCGGTTGGCATTGCCGATCCGAACCTTCCTGAATACGCGACATTGCCGTTTCTGCAGGACATGTTGCCGCAGAGCGCGATCAAAGCGATGGATGCGCGGTCATGCAAGTCAACCGCTGACATGGTCGCCATGTATGACCGCGCGTTTGCCCGATGGCACAATCACGATGGCGGCCGGCTCGCCATTCACGTCTCTTGTTCGGCGCCGCAGCGCGTTACCCGCGAGACCATGAAGGCGTTGGCCGCGCTCGCCCAAGAGCACGACGTCGCCTTCGACATGCACATTCTAGAGACCAAGATGCAATACGTGCATGGCCGCGAAGACCACGGCCAATCTCTGATCGCGTATGTCGACGACATCGGCGCGCTAAACGAGAACAGCGTCGTTATTCATGCCGTTTGGGCCGACGACGACGATATCGTGCGCATGGCCAACGCAGGCGCCATGGTCGCCCACAACCCCGTTTCCAACCTGGCGCTTGGCAGCGGCGTCATGTCGTTACGCAAGATGATCGACGCCGGTGTGCCTGTCTGCCTGGGCACCGACGAAGCCTCGGTCGACGAGAGCAACAACCTTTGGATCAACGCCAAGGTCGGCACCATGCTGCAGAGGATCGATCAGCC
Encoded proteins:
- a CDS encoding amidohydrolase family protein, with amino-acid sequence MSILIRNASVLTLDQEDRFLETSDILIDGDRIAAIGDDLVRTEAGATERVIDGTGLLAMPGLINGHFHSASAFMKGAFDGFPLEVYMLRETPSDDLASGQRAGYLRTMLSALELIKLGVTSVRDDQHFFLPAADDTIDVTLQAYADAGIRASVGIADPNLPEYATLPFLQDMLPQSAIKAMDARSCKSTADMVAMYDRAFARWHNHDGGRLAIHVSCSAPQRVTRETMKALAALAQEHDVAFDMHILETKMQYVHGREDHGQSLIAYVDDIGALNENSVVIHAVWADDDDIVRMANAGAMVAHNPVSNLALGSGVMSLRKMIDAGVPVCLGTDEASVDESNNLWINAKVGTMLQRIDQPDYDQWPAAETYLNCIMDGGARALRKHGELGQLREGALADIILLDLDRMPFVPLNNLKRQLVTAETGSSVVMTMVAGRVICENGRVLTVDEAAIKDEIRAMWPRYRALCDAFNRERAELETITHGIYDRCAQSDIGFTRWIGG
- a CDS encoding LysR family transcriptional regulator, whose product is MAGRRKVFSGQISDVDLRLVRVFKTVIECGGLSAAQTELGIGRSTLSKHITDLETRFGMRLCHRDRSGFRLTQQGRQALVYIEQFVAAANDFKENIAGINDKLMGKIEIGVIDYAVSDDRNPLIKAIMEFREIAPDVTVNPTIGTPSEVERGVIDGRFHIGIVPDYQRFSGLQYAYLYEEIAGLFCGGQHPVAQAIDRGDELDEREIYKSELVHRGFFESDELRRLKQTFPVGSIVNQTEAMLALVEGGMYLGFLPVHCATSGHGDIREILPDVFRYTMPIYAVFRSNRHHSAILQEFLQVMLKGRSGS